CGCCGCGATGGCATCTCGGAGGACGCCGGTTCGAATCCGGTCGCCCCGCCCCCTTCTTCCTCTCCTCAGGCCCGCGACATCACCGCGACCGCCGCCTTCTGGGCCTCCGTCGCGTTCTCGTCGGTGCCCGCGCTGCGGCGCAGGTTCCAGCTGACCGCGGCGTGGGCGTAGGAGCCCCAGCCGTCTCCCGAGGTCTCGTCCCGGGGGAACCAGGCGCAACCGGAGTCGGCGCGCTCCGAGTACTCGGTGTAGCTGTCCCGGTCGGTCCTGCGCTCCGCCGCCGGCAGCGGCAGCCGGCCCGCGACGTCCGCGCAGACCGGCATCGTCACGTACAGGTCCGGCGGCCGGTCCGCCGGGCCCTCGTCCCGCAGCGTCCACCAGGCGCCCGCGCCGAGCACGCAGAGCGCGACGGCGGCGGCGACGGCGACCGGGCCACGGCGCCTTCGGGCCGAGCGCGCCGAGGAGCTGCGCGGGCGTCGGGCGGCCCGCCGGGTCCTTCGCCAGGCACCACGCGACCAGGCCGCGCAGCTCCTCCGGTACGGCGCCGAGGACGGGCTCGGTGTGGACGACGTTGTACAGCGCCTGGGCAGCGCGTTCTCGGGCTTCAGGTCGCGGTGGATCAGTCCCGTCCGGTGGATCTCGTCGAGGGCCGTCGCCAGCTGCACGGCGAGCCGCCGCACGGTCTCGGTGGGCAGGGTGCCGGACCGTTCGACGGCCGCCCCGAGGGAGGGTCCCGCGACGAAGACAGAGGCGAGCCAGGGCATCGGCGCGTCGGCGTCGGCGGCGAGCACGGCCGCCGTGCAGGCCCCGGACACCTTGCGCGAGGCCTCGACCTCGCGCCGGAACCGGGCCCGGAAGCCCTCGTCGGCGGCCAGATCGGCGTGGATCTGCTTGATGGCGACGGACTGGCCGTTCGCCCCCGTGCCGAGCAGGACCCGGCCCATGCCGCCCTGCCCGAGCACGCCGATCACCTGGAACGGCCCCACCTGCCCGGGGTCGTCCGGCCCGCGTGGCTGCGTCTCGTCCCCTTCCCCCGTGAACGTGGCCGCCGCGGTCAGTTGAGCATGGCCCTCGCCGCCTGCGCCCGCCGGCGGATCGTCGTCGCCGAGTCCGGGTCCACCGCGTCCATGACCTGCGCGTACGCCTCCATCTCGATCGCGCCCGTGAGGAACTCCCCGCGCTGGACGAGCAGTTCGGCCCGCTCGTAGCGGAGTCTCGCCGGGTGGGAGGGGAGCAGCAGGGCGAGCTCCACCGCCCACAGGGCCACGTCGGCGCGCTCGGGGCGGGGGGCCGCCCAGGCGCGGATGTTGTTGAGGATCCGGAGGGCGATCGCGCCCGGCTCGGCGGGGCGGAGCATCGAGCGGTCGAGCGCCTCGCCCGTCGCGCTCGCCACCAGCAGCTCGGCGTCCTCGCCCGTCATGGCCCGCCCGCCCGCGAACGGGTCGGCGAGGTCCAGGTCGGCCGGGTCGCCGAAGCCCACGACGAAGTGGCCGGGCAGCCCGAGCCCGTACACGGGGGCGCCGGCCCGGCGGGCGACCTCCATCCACACGACGGAGAGCAGGATGGGCAGGCCCCGGCGGCGCCGGAGCACCTCGTGCAGCAGCGAGGACTCCAGGCGCTGGTAGTCGGCGGGCACGCCCTCGAAGCCCTCGTGGCGGCCGAGGAGCGCGGCGAGCTCGGCGGCCCAGTCGCCGGTGATCCGGGTCGCGTACGGGACGAGCCCGGCGAGCCGGTCGAGTTCGATCTCGGCCTCGTCGAGGTCGCGCCGGGTGACGGACGGGTCGGCCACCGCGCCGATCAGCAGGCAGAGCCGGGCGAGGTCGGGCCGCTCGGCGCGCGCCTCCTCGGCGAACTCCCGCCGCCAGTCGCCCCGATCCGCCTCGCCCGATGCGCCTCCCGGCCCGTCCGGTCCGTCCGGTCCGTCCGGTGGTGGTACGTCCTCCGTCACGCCTCGGCCCATCGGTAGTGGTGGTAGTGGTGGTGGGGCGCGAAGCCCATCCCGTCGTACAGCGCCCGGGCGCCGTCGTTGTCCGTCTCCACCTGGAGCCAGGCCGCCGACGCGCCCTCGTCGAGCGCCTGCCGGGCGAGCGCCGTCATGACGGACGTCGCCAGGCCCCGGCGCCGCTGGTCGGGGTCGACCTCGACCGCCATGAAGCCGGCCCAGCGGCCGTCGACCACACAGCGTCCGATCGCCGCCGGTATCCCTCCCGTGCCCGCGACGGACGCGAACCACACACTCGGACCGGAGGAGAGGACGGACCTGACCGCCGGGCTCGCCTCCTCGAAGCGCTGGTAGCGGCGCAGCCAGGCCTCGTCGACCGTCCGGGACAGGCGTACGGCGGAGACGTCGGCGTCCAGGTCGCCGATCGGGGCGAGTGCCGCGATCCGCACCTCGGCGGAGACCTCGCGCCGCCAGCCGTGCCGGTCGAGGGCGGCGCACAGCAGCTCCTGGGTGCCCTCGGCGCCGGTGGCGGCCTGGACGTACGGGGGCAGCTTCCGGGCCGCGTACCACGCGCGCACGTGCGTGAGGGCCTCGGCGACCGGCATCCCGGGATCACCGAGCGGCAGGACGGAATTGGCGCGCCGGGTAAATCCGTCGGCGGCCCGCAGGGTCCACTCGCCCAGGGCCTCGCTCTCGACCGGCTGCCACGCGCGCGCGGTGGCGCGGGCGAGCTCCGGGAAGGTGGCCGAGGGGCCCCGCCGGCGGGCCGGGGCGGCCGGGACGACCTTCCCCGCGGCCAGCGCGGATTCCGCGATCCGGACGCTCTCGCCGCTCTTTCGTGTGATCAGCAGCACACCGGCGTCCCATGATGTGAGAACGCCGACCGCGTCGGTGAACTTCTCGCCCGGTTCCGCCGAGTCCGTCACGTACCGAACGGAGACACGTTTTCCCACGTCAGCGCTGGTAATTCGCACTTCAAGGCGCCCTCCGCCGGTGATTTCCACAGCTTCTCCGCCCCTCCTGTTCGGATCGCCCTCAAGAACGGAGATACTAGGTGCGGGCATCGACGACGCCGCGCTCCCGCGCAGACCAGCCCTATCGAGGAGGAACGACAGCGTGACCTACGTCATCGCGCAGCCTTGTGTCGACGTCAAGGACAAGGCGTGCATCGAGGAGTGCCCCGTCGACTGCATCTACGAGGGCAAGCGGTCCTTGTACATCCACCCGGACGAATGCGTCGACTGCGGGGCCTGTGAGCCGGTCTGCCCGGTCGAGGCGATCTTCTACGAGGACGACACCCCGGAGGAGTGGAAGGACTACTACAAGGCGAACGTCGAGTTCTTCGACGAGCTCGGTTCGCCCGGTGGTGCCTCCAAGCTCGGCGAGATCGAGCGCGACCACCCCTTCATCGCCGCCCTGCCGCCGCAGAACGGCTGATTCATTCGCCCTCGGTCCCGTACGGCCTCGCCGCTGTACGGGACCGAAGCGTTTTCCGTACGTACGAGGAAGTGAGCCAACCCGTGAGCGCAGTCTCTTCGCGCCTGCCCGTCTTCCCCTGGGACAAGCTGGAGCCGTACAAGAAGACGGCCGTGGCGCACCCGGACGGAATCGTGGACCTCTCCGTCGGCACGCCCGTCGACCCGGTCCCCGCGCTGATCCAGGAGGCCCTGGTCGCGGCGGCGGACTCGCCGGGCTATCCCACGGTGTGGGGGACGAAGGAGCTGCGGGACGCGCTCACCGGCTGGTGCGAGCGGCGTCTGGGCGCGGTGGACTTCGCCCACGAGAACGTGCTGCCGGTGGTCGGCTCCAAGGAGCTGGTGGCCTGGCTGCCGACGCAGCTCGGGCTCGGCGCCGGTGACGCGGTCGCCTACCCGCGCCTCGCCTACCCGACGTACGAGGTCGGCGCGCGGCTCTGCGGCGCGACCCCGGTCGTCTACGACGACCCGGTGGCGGACCTGGACCCGGCCGCCGTCAAGCTGCTCTGGCTCAACTCCCCGTCCAACCCGACCGGCAAGGTCCTCGCCAAGGACGAGCTGACCCGGATCGTGGCCTGGGCGCGCGAGCACGGCATCCTCGTCTTCTCCGACGAGTGCTACCTGGAGCTGGGCTGGGAGGCCGACCCGGTCTCGGTCCTGCACCCGGACGTCTCCGGCGGCTCGTACGAGGGCATCGTCGCCGTCCACTCCCTCTCCAAGCGCTCCAACCTGGCCGGCTACCGGGCCGCGTTCATCGCGGGCGACGCGGCCGTCCTGGGCGAGCTGCTCCAGATCCGTAAGCACGGCGGCATGATGACGGCGGCCCCGGTGCAGGCGGCGACGGTCGCGGCGCTCGGCGACGACGCGCACGTGGCCGAGCAGCGCGAGCGGTACGCGACCCGCCGGGCGGCGCTGCGGGCGGCCCTGGAGGCGCACGGCTTCCGGATCGAGCACAGCGAGGCGAGCCTGTACCTGTGGGCGACCCGGGACGAGCCGTGCTGGGAGACCGTGGCGTACCTGGCGGAGAAGGGCATCCTGGTGGCGCCCGGCGACTTCTACGGCGAGGCCGGGGAGCGGTTCGTGCGGGTGGCGTTCACGGCGACGGACGAGCGGGTCGAGGCCGCGGTCAAGCGCCTGGGCTGAGCCCGTGGGACGCCGGAGGGCCCGGGGAGCGTGTGCTCCCCGGGCCCTCCGTGCGTCGTGGTGCGGATCAGCCGCCGAGGGGCAGGCCGCCCAGGGTCTGGCCGGTCGGCAGGCCGCCCAGGCCACCGCCCAGGGCGCCGCCGGTCGGGCCCTCGGCGCTCTCGGCGGCGGCGCCGGCGGTCTGGCCGACGACCTCGCCCGTGCTGCCGGCCGTCTTGCCGACGACCTCCTGCGCGGCGGGGGTGGCGGTCTTGCCGGCCGTGCCGACGGTCTTGCCGGCGGCCGGGACGGCCGTGCCGACGGCCTTGCTGCCGGTCTCGCCGACCACGCCGGTCGCGGTCTGCGAGGCGCCGTCGAGGGCGCTCCCCGCGCCGGCGGCGTCCAGGGCGGTCACGCCGTTGAGGGCTCCGGTCGGCGCGAGGCCCTGGTCCAGGGCGCTCGCGGAGCCGGCCGCACCGACCACGGGGGCTGCTCCGGCCGCGACGATGAGGGCGGCACGGGCGATCCGGCGGGTCAGGGAGAGGGACATGGTGCTCCTTCGACGGAGAGGACGATTACGCGGTGACAACCGGCCCTGGGGCGGGGGAGGTTGCGGCGGCCGAAGGTAAAGAGTTGGTAATGCGTCGTATTGTCGGGTGGGGAGGAAAACGGACGAACGCGTCATTGCGCGAGACCCTGCCGAACCGTCACTTCCCTTGTGGCGCAAGGGGATCGAGGGGGAGGAGTGACGCCCGGAAAAAGCGCCCGAATGCCGCTCGAATTTCTTCCGACGACGACCGACGCCGTGCCACGCTCGAGTGAGGGACCGCACGGGTGCACGACTCCCGACGGCGGCGGGGCGGGCTGTACGCGGGCGGGTTGCGGGGTCCCGGTCACGGGGTGAGTCGTGCGTGGACGGGGTCCGGGGCCCGGCTACGGGGCGAGCGCGTGCGGACGGGTTCTGCGCTCCCGGGCACGGGGCGGCCGCGCGCGGACGGATTTCGCGGTCCCGGTCACGGGGTGGGCCGCGCGCGGACGGACTCCGCGGTCCCGGTCACGGGTGAGTCGTGCGCGGACGGGTTCCGGGGCCCGGTTACTGGGCCAGTCGTACCCGGACCGATTCGCCGCCCGCGGCCGCCGCGCCCGAGGACGTCGACCAGCCGCCGTCCGCCTCGCCCGCGCGCCACACCCGGTCCCCGAACGCGACCTCCGCGATGCGCAGCGTGTCCGCCCGCGCCACCGCCCACTGCGCCAGCTCCCAGCCGCGCCGCTCGTCCGAACCGGCCCCCGGCGCGCTCCCCGCGCCCGTCGCCGCCCGCACCGGCACCACGAGCACCGGCGGTTCCGCGGCCGAGCGGCCCGCGCTCGGACCGCCCGTCACCGCCTTCGGCGTCGCCTTCTCGCCGAAGGCCCGCACGAGCTCCTCGCGCACCTGCTCCGGATCGCCCGGCCGGCCCTTCGCCATGATCGTCGTACAGGTCAGCGCCGCCGGCGACCGGCCCGTCAGCGCGGCCGAGAGCAGCGCCGCGTCCGGCTCGTGCTTCGCGTACGCCTGCGGGAAACCGCTCCGCTGCACCTTCTGCGCCGCCACCGTCAGCGGCAGCCGCGAGTACCCCGGGACCTTCTCCAGGCCCTCGTAGAACTTCCCCGCCGAGTACACCGGGTCCATGATCTGCGCCTCCGTCCCCCAGCCCTGCGAGGGCCGCTGCTGGAAGAGACCCAGCGAGTCCCGGTCGCCGTGCTGGATGTTCCGCAGCGCCGACTCCTGCAGCGAGGTCGCGAGCGCGATCGTCACGGCCCGCTCCGGAAGCCCCCGGGTGGTGCCCACCGCCGCGATCGTCGCCGCGTTGGACGCCTGCTCCGGAGTGAACTCGTAGCGGTTGTCCCCGCTGCCCACGCTGCATCTGGGCGCGCCCGTGCTCCCCGTCATCTGGTGGACGGCCACGTACGCGGCGAGGCCGAGGAGCACGGCGAAGGCGGCCGCGGAACGGGCGAGGCGGCCGCGACGGCGGGGGCGGGTGGGCTCGGACACGGGGCCCACCGTACTGGAGGCCGAGTTAGGGTCGGCACATGGCAGACATCACCCCGCTCGACGGCCCCATCGACCTCTCCCTGGACGGGGCCGCGCTCACCGCCGCCCTCGTCGACTTCCGGTCCGTCAGCGGGACCGAGCAGCCGCTCGCCGACGCCATCGAGGCGGCCCTGCGCGCCCTGCCGCACCTCACCGTCGACCGCCTCGGCAACAACATCGTCGCCCGCACGAACCTCGGCCGCGACGAGCGCGTCGTCCTCGCCGGCCACATCGACACCGTGCCGATCGCCGACAACGTGCCCTCGCGGCTCGACGAGGACGGCATCCTGTGGGGCTGCGGCACCTCCGACATGAAGTCCGGCGTCGCCGTCCAGCTGCGGATCGCCGCCACCGTCCCCGAGCCCAACCGCGACCTCACCTTCGTCTTCTACGACAACGAGGAGGTCGCCGCCCACCTCAACGGCCTCGGCAAGATCGCCGACGCCCGCCCGGAGTGGCTCGCGGGCGACTTCGCCGTCCTCCTCGAACCCTCCGACGGCCAGGTCGAGGGCGGCTGCCAGGGCACCCTGCGCGTCATCCTGCACACCGCCGGTGAGCGCGCCCACTCCGCGCGCGCGTGGATGGGCTCCAACGCCATCCACACCGCCGCCCCGATCCTCGACCGCCTCGCCGCCTACGAGCCGCGCAAGCCGGTCATCGACGGCCTCCAGTACCACGAGGGCCTCAACGCCGTACGGATCGAGGGCGGGGTCGCCACCAACGTCATCCCCGACGCCTGCGCCGTCACCGTCAACTACCGCTACGCCCCCGACCGCTCCCCGGCCGAGGCCCTGGCGTACGTCCGCGAGTTCTTCGAGGGCATCGACATCGCCGAGTTCGTCGTCGACGACGAGAGCCCCGGCGCCCTGCCCGGCCTGTCCCACCCCGCGGCCGAGGCCTTCATGAAGGCCGTCGGCGGCAGCGCCCAGCCCAAGTTCGGCTGGACCGACGTCGCCCGCTTCAGCGCCCTCGGCGTGCCCGCGGTGAACTACGGCCCCGGTGACCCTCTGTACGCGCACAAGCGCGACGAGCACGTCCACGTCGACCGGATCCACCACTGCGAGGCGCGGCTCCGCGACTGGCTGACCGCCCGTCTCCCGTAATTTCGGATTTCGTCACCTCTGTGGTCCTACGCTGACCCCACCAGAAGATCGTCGGTTCGACGGAGGGAGCAGGCCATGGGTATCCCCGAAGGGGAGACGAAGCCGGAGGAGCAGCGGCTGGGACCGGTGCTCAGGCGCAGGGACCAGGTCCAGCCGGGAACCACGGACCAGCGGCTGCTCGACACCGAGGGCGACTCGGAGTGGGTGCACACCGACCCCTGGCGGGTCATGCGCATCCAGTCCGAGTTCGTCGAGGGCTTCGGCGCCCTCGCCGAACTGCCGAGCGCGATCAGCGTCTTCGGCTCGGCCCGCACGAAGCCGGACTCGCCGGAGTACGAGGCGGGCGTACGGATCGGCCGGGCGCTCGTCGAGGCCGGGTTCGCGGTCATCACGGGCGGCGGCCCGGGCGCCATGGAGGCGGCCAACAAGGGGGCCAGGGAGGCCAAGGGCGTCTCGGTGGGCCTCGGCATCGAGCTCCCCTTCGAGCAGGGGCTCAACCCGCACGTCGACATCGGCGTGAACTTCCGCTACTTCTTCGTCCGCAAGACGATGTTCGTGAAGTACGCGCAGGGCTTCGTGGTCCTCCCCGGCGGCCTCGGCACCCTCGACGAGCTCTTCGAGGCGCTGACCCTGGTCCAGACCCGCAAGGTCACCCGCTTCCCGATCGTGCTCTTCGGCACGGAGTACTGGAAGGGCCTCGTCGACTGGCTCCGCGACTCGGTCGTCGCCGGCGGCAAGGCGAGCGAACGCGACCTCCTCCTCTTCCACGTCACGGACGACGTGGAGGAGGCGGTCGCGCTGGTGACGAAGGAGGTCGGGCGCTAAGACCGACCGCGCCGGTCGGTTGTGGGCAATCGTTCCGCGGGGCGGAACGGGTGGGCACAACCGACCACCGGCCCGCAGCGGCCCGACTACGCCAGCCCGCGCCGGGCGACCGCCGGAGGCCGGTGACCGGCAATGGACGCCACCATGTCCAACACCTGCCGCGTCTCGGCGACCTCGTGCACCCGGTACACCTGCGCGCCCAGCCAAGCCGAGACCGCCGTCGTGGCCAAGGTCCCGAGCACCCGCTCCTTGACCGGCCGGTCCAGCGTCTCGCCCACGAAGTCCTTGTTGGACAGGGACACCAACACCGGCCACCCCGTCGCCGCCATCTCCCCGAGCCGCCGCGTCGCCTCCAGGCTGTGCCGCGTGTTCTTCCCGAAGTCGTGCCCGGGGTCGATCATGATCCCGTCCCGCCGCACACCGAGCGAGACCGCCCGCTCCGCGAGCCCCACGGTGACCCGCAGGATGTCGGCCATCACGTCCTCGTACTCCACCCGGTGCGGCCGCGTCCGCGGCTCCGCGCCGCCCGCGTGCGTACAGACGAGCCCCGCGCCGTACTTCGCGGCGACCTCCGCGAGCCGCGGGTCGACCCCGCCCCACGCGTCGTTCAGCACGTCCGCCCCGGCCTCGCAGACCGCCTCGCCGACGTCCGCCCGCCAGGTGTCGACGCTGATCACCACGTCGGGGTGACGCCTGCGGACCTCGGCGACGAAACCGACCGTGCGCCGCGCCTCCTCCTCGGCCGTCACCTCCTCGCCGGGGCCCGCCTTCACCCCGCCGATGTCGATGATCGCCGCCCCCTCCGCCACGGCCTGCTCGACCCGGGCGAGCGCGGGTTCGTCCCGGAAGGTCGCGCCCTGGTCGTAGAAGGAGTCCGGGGTCCGGTTCACGATCGCCATGATCACCGGTTCGTGCGGCCCGAATTCACGCCGTCCCAAGCGCAGCATCCCTTTTGTCCTCCCTCGCGTCCGTTCGCCTGCGACCCTAACCGTCGGTGGCGCATGGCACGATCGGCACGGGACGTTTTCCACTCCGGGGAGAGGCGCGCAGGTGTTCTGGTTTCTGCTCATCACGATGGTCGTGGTCGTGGCCGCGGTGACCCTCGCCGTGGTCGGCGGCGGCGACAGCGAGGTGCTGCCCGAGGTGGCGCCCGAGCAGCTCGTCGACCCGCTTCCGGCCGCCCGACCGGTGGACCGCGCCGACGTCGAGGCGCTCCGCCTCCCGGTCGCCGCCCGCGGCTACCGGATGGCCGACGTGGACGACGTCCTCGTCCGCCTCGGCGCCGAGCTCGCGGAGCGCGACGCCCGGATCGCCGAGCTGGAGGAGGCGCTCGCGGGCGCCGGCCCCGCCGGCGGCACCGGCACGGAGGGCGGCGAGCAGTGACGGGCGAGGCGATCCCCGGGCCCGACGGGCGGCTGCGCTGCCCCTGGGGCCTGTCGACCGAGGACTACGTCGCGTACCACGACGAGGAGTGGGGCCGCCCGGTCCACGGCGACGACGCCCTCTTCGAGCGGCTCTGCCTGGAGGCCTTCCAGTCGGGCCTGTCGTGGATCACGATCCTGCGCCGCCGCGAGGGCTTCCGGAAGGCGTTCTCCGGCTTCCGGATCGCCGACGTGGCCGGCTTCACCGACGCCGACCGCGAGCGGCTCCTCGCCGACGAGGGCATCATCCGCAACCGCGCCAAGGTCGACGCGACCCTGGCCAACGCGAAGCTGCTCGCCGACTGGTCCCCGGGCGAACTCGACGCCCTGATCTGGTCCCACGCCCCCGACCCGGCTACCCGCCCCGCTCCCCGTACGCTCGCCGAGGTCCCGGCGGTCACCGACGAGTCGACGGCCCTCTCCAAGGCCCTCAAGAAGCGCGGCCTCCGCTTCATCGGCCCCACCACGGCCTACGCCCTGATGCAGGCGTGCGGCCTGGTCGACGACCATCTGGCGGAGTGCGTGGCCCGGGGCGTCCGGTAGCCCCCGGGCCGGCGAACAGGTTCCGCTTCTACGTCACCTGCCCAGGTACTTCGGCTTCTCCTTGGCGATGAAGGCGCGGACCGCGATCGTGTGGTCCTCCGATGCGCCCGCCAGGTTCTGGAGTTCCTCCTCCTTGCCGAGGGCCTCGGTGAGGGAGTGGTCGGCGCCGTAGGCGAGGGACTCCTTCAGGGCCGCGTACGCCACGGTCGGGCCCTCCGCGAGCTTCCGGGCCACCTTCTCCGCCTCGGCGGCCAGGTCGGCGGCCGGGACCAGGCGGTTCACGATGCCGAGCTCGTACGCCTCCTGCGCGGAGATCGAGCGCGGGAAGAGCAGCAGGTCGGAGGCCCGGCTCGCGCCGACAAGGCGCGGCAGCGTCCACGACACGCCCGAGTCGGCGGTGAGCGCCACGCCCGCGAAGGAGGTGTTGAAGGAGGCCGTGTCCGCGACCACCCGGTAGTCCGCCGCGAGCGCGAAGCCGAAGCCGGCCCCGGCGGCGACGCCGTTCACCGCCGCGACGACCGGCTTCCGCATGCCGGTGAGCGCCCGCACGATCGGGTTGTAGTGGTCACGGACCGTGTTCATGGTCTCGCTCGTGCCGGACTCCTGGTCCGCCATGAGCAGCCCCACGTGCTCCTTCAGGTCCTGGCCCACGCAGAACGCCCGGTCGCCGGCCGCCGTGAGCAGCACCGCCCGTACGGCGGGATCGGCCGCGGCGGTCTCCGCGGCGTCCCGGAGGGCGACTTTCGCCGCCACGTTCATCGCGTTCATGGCCTCGGGCCGGTTGAGCGTGATGGTGGCGAGCCCGTCGCTCACCTCGTACAGCACCGTGTCGGCCATCGGGATCCCTTCGCCTCATTGCGTGGTTGACCAGCCCAGCATGGCGGAGATCACCCGTGCCGCCCATGTGAGCTGCGTCAAAGATTCGAGGGACATTCGAGGGACATGGAGGGAGTCCGTCCGACGTCGAGCGGCGGAGTATCGCAGGTCGACCGCCGAAATGTGGGGTTTTGCGGGAGCGCGTTGCGCAAGCGATGCCGATCGATGTTGGTCATCGGGTCCTGCCATGCGGGATAATGACCTGGAAGCAATGTGTTCGAAGCCGGTGACGCGTGCTCCACACCATGGAGCTGCCCGGCTGACGATGAGCTGGTTTCAGGAAGGGGAACAAGCATGGCGGCCATGAAGCCGCGGACGGGTGACGGCCCGCTCGAGGTGACCAAGGAGGGGCGGGGCATCGTCATGCGCGTTCCGCTCGAAGGCGGCGGTCGGCTTGTCGTCGAGCTGACCCCGCAGGAGGCCGAGGAGCTGGGCGAGGCCCTCAAGAAGGTCGTCGGCTGACCCTCTCTCCACGATTCCCCACGCTGCCCCGGTACGGTCCGCCGTCCCGGGGCAGCGGTGTCTCCGGGGCCGGTACGGCGGTACGGCCGTGCGCCCGGGGCCGGGCGGCCCTTCCGCCGGGCCGGGTGCGCCCGGGGCCGGGCGGCCCTTCCGGCGCGGTCAGCCGCGGCGTACGGCGCAGAGCAGCCCGTCGCCCACCGGCAGCAGCGAGGGGACGAGCTCCTGGCTCTCCCGCACCGTGCGCAGCAGCTCGCGGACCCGCTGGACCTCCGCCGGCTGGGCCCCCGAATCGACCGTGCGGCCCTCGGCGAAGACCCCCTCGAAGCAGACGAGACCCCCCGGTCGCAGCAGGCGCAACGATTCAGCGAGGTAGTCCAGGTACTCGAGCCGGTCGCCGTCGCAGAACACGAGGTCGTACCCGCCGTCCGCGAGCCGGGGCAGCACGTCCAGGGCACGGCCCGGGATGAAACGGGCCCGGTTGCCCGCGAAGCCCGCCGCCCGGAACGCCGTCTTCGCGAGCTGCTGCCGCTCCGGCTGGAGGTCCACCGTCGTCAGGACGCCGTCCGGCCGCATCCCGAGCAGCAGATAGATGCCCGACACGCCCGTGCCGGTGCCGATCTCCGCCACCGCCTTGGCGTCCGCCGTCGCGGCGAGCAGGCGCAGCGCCCCACCGGTGCCCGGGGACACCGAGGGCAGCCCTGCCTCCCGGGCCCGCTCCCGGGCCCAGCGCAGGGCTTCGTCCTCGGCGACGAAGGCGTCGGCGAACGACCAGCTC
The DNA window shown above is from Streptomyces vietnamensis and carries:
- the fdxA gene encoding ferredoxin; translation: MTYVIAQPCVDVKDKACIEECPVDCIYEGKRSLYIHPDECVDCGACEPVCPVEAIFYEDDTPEEWKDYYKANVEFFDELGSPGGASKLGEIERDHPFIAALPPQNG
- a CDS encoding enoyl-CoA hydratase/isomerase family protein, coding for MADTVLYEVSDGLATITLNRPEAMNAMNVAAKVALRDAAETAAADPAVRAVLLTAAGDRAFCVGQDLKEHVGLLMADQESGTSETMNTVRDHYNPIVRALTGMRKPVVAAVNGVAAGAGFGFALAADYRVVADTASFNTSFAGVALTADSGVSWTLPRLVGASRASDLLLFPRSISAQEAYELGIVNRLVPAADLAAEAEKVARKLAEGPTVAYAALKESLAYGADHSLTEALGKEEELQNLAGASEDHTIAVRAFIAKEKPKYLGR
- the dapC gene encoding succinyldiaminopimelate transaminase, with translation MSAVSSRLPVFPWDKLEPYKKTAVAHPDGIVDLSVGTPVDPVPALIQEALVAAADSPGYPTVWGTKELRDALTGWCERRLGAVDFAHENVLPVVGSKELVAWLPTQLGLGAGDAVAYPRLAYPTYEVGARLCGATPVVYDDPVADLDPAAVKLLWLNSPSNPTGKVLAKDELTRIVAWAREHGILVFSDECYLELGWEADPVSVLHPDVSGGSYEGIVAVHSLSKRSNLAGYRAAFIAGDAAVLGELLQIRKHGGMMTAAPVQAATVAALGDDAHVAEQRERYATRRAALRAALEAHGFRIEHSEASLYLWATRDEPCWETVAYLAEKGILVAPGDFYGEAGERFVRVAFTATDERVEAAVKRLG
- the dapE gene encoding succinyl-diaminopimelate desuccinylase, which codes for MADITPLDGPIDLSLDGAALTAALVDFRSVSGTEQPLADAIEAALRALPHLTVDRLGNNIVARTNLGRDERVVLAGHIDTVPIADNVPSRLDEDGILWGCGTSDMKSGVAVQLRIAATVPEPNRDLTFVFYDNEEVAAHLNGLGKIADARPEWLAGDFAVLLEPSDGQVEGGCQGTLRVILHTAGERAHSARAWMGSNAIHTAAPILDRLAAYEPRKPVIDGLQYHEGLNAVRIEGGVATNVIPDACAVTVNYRYAPDRSPAEALAYVREFFEGIDIAEFVVDDESPGALPGLSHPAAEAFMKAVGGSAQPKFGWTDVARFSALGVPAVNYGPGDPLYAHKRDEHVHVDRIHHCEARLRDWLTARLP
- a CDS encoding TIGR00730 family Rossman fold protein, whose protein sequence is MGIPEGETKPEEQRLGPVLRRRDQVQPGTTDQRLLDTEGDSEWVHTDPWRVMRIQSEFVEGFGALAELPSAISVFGSARTKPDSPEYEAGVRIGRALVEAGFAVITGGGPGAMEAANKGAREAKGVSVGLGIELPFEQGLNPHVDIGVNFRYFFVRKTMFVKYAQGFVVLPGGLGTLDELFEALTLVQTRKVTRFPIVLFGTEYWKGLVDWLRDSVVAGGKASERDLLLFHVTDDVEEAVALVTKEVGR
- the folP gene encoding dihydropteroate synthase gives rise to the protein MLRLGRREFGPHEPVIMAIVNRTPDSFYDQGATFRDEPALARVEQAVAEGAAIIDIGGVKAGPGEEVTAEEEARRTVGFVAEVRRRHPDVVISVDTWRADVGEAVCEAGADVLNDAWGGVDPRLAEVAAKYGAGLVCTHAGGAEPRTRPHRVEYEDVMADILRVTVGLAERAVSLGVRRDGIMIDPGHDFGKNTRHSLEATRRLGEMAATGWPVLVSLSNKDFVGETLDRPVKERVLGTLATTAVSAWLGAQVYRVHEVAETRQVLDMVASIAGHRPPAVARRGLA
- a CDS encoding GNAT family N-acetyltransferase, coding for MEITGGGRLEVRITSADVGKRVSVRYVTDSAEPGEKFTDAVGVLTSWDAGVLLITRKSGESVRIAESALAAGKVVPAAPARRRGPSATFPELARATARAWQPVESEALGEWTLRAADGFTRRANSVLPLGDPGMPVAEALTHVRAWYAARKLPPYVQAATGAEGTQELLCAALDRHGWRREVSAEVRIAALAPIGDLDADVSAVRLSRTVDEAWLRRYQRFEEASPAVRSVLSSGPSVWFASVAGTGGIPAAIGRCVVDGRWAGFMAVEVDPDQRRRGLATSVMTALARQALDEGASAAWLQVETDNDGARALYDGMGFAPHHHYHHYRWAEA
- a CDS encoding transglutaminase-like domain-containing protein, giving the protein MTEDVPPPDGPDGPDGPGGASGEADRGDWRREFAEEARAERPDLARLCLLIGAVADPSVTRRDLDEAEIELDRLAGLVPYATRITGDWAAELAALLGRHEGFEGVPADYQRLESSLLHEVLRRRRGLPILLSVVWMEVARRAGAPVYGLGLPGHFVVGFGDPADLDLADPFAGGRAMTGEDAELLVASATGEALDRSMLRPAEPGAIALRILNNIRAWAAPRPERADVALWAVELALLLPSHPARLRYERAELLVQRGEFLTGAIEMEAYAQVMDAVDPDSATTIRRRAQAARAMLN
- a CDS encoding protein kinase domain-containing protein; protein product: MGPFQVIGVLGQGGMGRVLLGTGANGQSVAIKQIHADLAADEGFRARFRREVEASRKVSGACTAAVLAADADAPMPWLASVFVAGPSLGAAVERSGTLPTETVRRLAVQLATALDEIHRTGLIHRDLKPENALPRRCTTSSTPSPSSAPYRRSCAAWSRGAWRRTRRAARRPRSSSARSARRRRGPVAVAAAVALCVLGAGAWWTLRDEGPADRPPDLYVTMPVCADVAGRLPLPAAERRTDRDSYTEYSERADSGCAWFPRDETSGDGWGSYAHAAVSWNLRRSAGTDENATEAQKAAVAVMSRA
- a CDS encoding DNA-3-methyladenine glycosylase I, whose product is MTGEAIPGPDGRLRCPWGLSTEDYVAYHDEEWGRPVHGDDALFERLCLEAFQSGLSWITILRRREGFRKAFSGFRIADVAGFTDADRERLLADEGIIRNRAKVDATLANAKLLADWSPGELDALIWSHAPDPATRPAPRTLAEVPAVTDESTALSKALKKRGLRFIGPTTAYALMQACGLVDDHLAECVARGVR